A section of the Salvelinus fontinalis isolate EN_2023a unplaced genomic scaffold, ASM2944872v1 scaffold_0004, whole genome shotgun sequence genome encodes:
- the LOC129841940 gene encoding NACHT, LRR and PYD domains-containing protein 3-like, producing MCYFFLFLFTRYKDKVARPVNRSEIQSHRQTSGNWISSTTRPIKQERPASPVPSCVSMKSDWSRDQPLNFKKGDFSTEQRNQQERSESEILSGQSSQSHQTDLASIFSLLEENIMTFVKNELKMFKRILSPELPEGIESQKQDKEVVDAEDEKQESSAREGALKITLHVLRKMNQKELADTLEKYELAVFCQRELKSNLKKKFQCVFEGIAKQGNPTLLNKIYTELYITEGGTGEVNNEHELRQIETTTRKQARPETAIKCNDIFKPLTGQDKRIRTVLTKGVAGIGKTVSVQKFILDWAEGKANQDVQFVFSFPFRELNLMKEDKHTFIELLNHFSMETKQSRISIYNKYKVLFIFDGLDECRLPLDFQKNKICWDVTESTSVDILLTNLIKGNLLPSALLWITTRPAAANKIPSGCVDQVTEVRGFNDPQKEEYFRKRFSDEDLANRIISHIKTSRSLHIMCHIPVFCWISAIVLEDMLKHKKEEMPKTLTEMYTHLVVFYTKQKNEKYLGKEETGPHWNKESILSLGKLAFQQLVNGNLIFYEEDLKEAGIDVNEASVYSGLCTQLFKEECGLYQDKVYCFVHLSIQEFLAAVYVFLSFINNNENLMAEPQSKSRNFSVRIKQRRQVTFYKSAVDKSLQSETGNLDLFLRFLLGLSLESNQKHLQGLLTKTRISSQSHEETVKYIKEKIGENLSPERCINLFHCLNELNDHSLVEEIQRYLSSGSHSKPKLSPAQWSALVFVLLTSEKELDVFDLKKYSRSEEGLLRLLPVVKASRAVLLSGCGVTKEGCASLVSALRSNPSHLRELDLSNNDLKDSGVKLLSAGLGNPHCKLETLRLSGCLVTEEGCASLVSALRSNPSHLRELDLSYNHPGDSGVRLLSAGLEDPHYRLEKLNVEHGGENRMKPGLRKYVCDLTLDLNTVDRLLSLSEENRKVTWGREKQPYPDHPERFQGWGQVLCREGLTGCCYWEAEWSGIRAVIGVTYKGISRRGVGDDCCLGHNDKSWSLICSDDSYIACHNKNSTFIDVPSSSSHRVGVYLDWSAGTLSFYRASSDTLTHLYTFTSTFTEPLYPGFGVCLDGDSVSLK from the exons accaatcaagcaggagagaccagcctcccctgtacccagctgtgtgtccatgaagagtgactggTCTAGGGATCAACCTCTAAACTTTAAAaagggagacttttctactgaacaaag aaaccaacaggagagatcagagtcagagattctcagtggtcagtcttcccagagtcatcaaacagacctggcctccatattcagt TTGCTTGAAGAGAATATTATGACATTTGTGAAGAACGAGCTGAAGATGTTCAAGAggattcttagtccagaactcccagaaggcattgagagtcagaagcaggataaggaagtggtggacgctgaagatgagaagcaggagagcagtgccagagagggggctctgaagatcacactgcacgtcctgaggaaaatgaaccagaaggagcttgctgacacactggagaaat ATGAGCTTGCTGTGTTTTGCcaacgtgaactcaaatctaatctaaagaagaagtttcaatgtgtatttgaggggatcgctaaacaaggaaacccaacacttctcaataagatctacacagagctctacatcacagagggtggaacaggagaggtcaataatgaacatgagctgagacagattgagacaacaaccaggaaacaagcaagaccagagactgcaatcaaatgtaacgacatcttcaaacccttaactggacaagacaaacgtatcagaactgtgctgacaaagggagttgctggcattggaaaaacagtctctgtgcagaagttcattctggactgggctgaaggaaaagcaaatcaggatgtccaatttgtattttcattccctttccgggagctgaatttgatgaaagaggacaaacACACTTTCATTGAACTCCTCAATCACTTCTCAATGGAAACCAAACAATCAAGAATCTCCATCTACAACAagtacaaagttctgttcatctttgatggtctggatgagtgccgactgcccctagacttccagaagaacaagatctgttgggacgtcacagagtcaacctcagtggatattctgctgacaaatctcattaagggaaatctgcttccctctgctctcctctggataactacccgacctgcagcagcaaataagatcccttcagggtgtgttgaccaggtaacagaggtacgagggttcaatgacccacagaaggaggagtacttcaggaagagattcagtgatgaagACCTGGCCAAcagaatcatctcacacataaagacatcaaggagcctccacatcatgtgccacattccagtcttctgttggatttctgcaatAGTCCTTGAAGACATGCTGAAACATAAGAAagaagagatgcccaagactctgactgagatgtacacacaccttgtggtgttttataccaaacagaagaatgaaaagtatcttgggaaagaagaaacaggtccacactggaataaagagagcattctgtcactgggaaaactggcttttcaacagcttgtgaatggcaatctgattttctatgaagaagacctgaaagaggctggcattgatgtcaatgaagcctcagtgtactcaggattgtgcacacagctctttaaagaggaatgtgggctgtaccaggacaaggtgtactgctttgtgcatctgagcattcaggagtttctggctgctgtatatgtgttcctctcattcatcaacaacaatgagaatctaATGGCTGAACCGCAATCAAAGTCCAGGAACTTTTCTGTGAGAATCAAACAAAGGCGTCAAGTTACTTTCTACAAGAGTGCCGTGGATAAATCCTTACAAAGTGAGACGGGAAACCTGGACCtgttcctccgcttccttctgggcctctcactggagtccaatcagaagcacttacAAGGTCTACTGACAAAGACAAGAATCAGCTCACAGAGCCATGAAGAAACAGTCAAGTACATCAAGGAGAAGATCGGGGAGAATCTCTCTCCAGAGAGGtgcatcaatctgttccactgtctgaatgaactgaatgaccattctctagtggaggagatccaaagATACCTGAGCTCAGGAAGTCACTCAAAACCCAAACTGTCTcctgcacagtggtcagctctggtctttgtgttgctgacttcagaaaaggagctggatgtgtttgacctgaagaaatactccagatcagaggaaggtcttctgaggctgctgccagtggtcaaagcctccagagcTGTTCT gctgtcaggctgtggagtcacaaaggaaggctgtgcttctctggtctcagctctgaggtcaaacccctcacacctgagagaactggatctgagtaacaatgacctgaaggattcaggagtgaagctgctctctgctggactggggaatccccactgtaaactggagactctgag gctgtcaggctgtctagtcacagaggaaggctgtgcttctctggtctcagctctgaggtcaaacccctcacacctgagagagctggacctgagctacaatcacccaggagactcaggagtcagactgctctctgctggactggaggatccccactacagactggagaaactcaa tgtggaacatggtggagaaaacagaatgaaacctgggcttagaaaat atgtctgtgatctcacactggacctaaacacagtagacagactgctctctctgtctgaggagaacagaaaggtgacatgggggagagagaagcagccgtatcctgatcacccagagagatttcAGGGCTGGGgacaggtgctgtgtagagagggtctgactgggtGCTGTTACTGGGAGGCAGAGTGGAGTGGGATAAGGGCTGTtataggagtgacatataaaggaatcagcaggagaggagtgggagatgaCTGTTGTCTTGGACacaatgacaagtcctggagtctgATCTGCTCTGACGACAGTTACATTGCCTGTCACAATAAGAATTCAACTTTCATAGacgtcccctcctccagctcccacagagtaggagtgtatct